From Octopus sinensis unplaced genomic scaffold, ASM634580v1 Contig13543, whole genome shotgun sequence, one genomic window encodes:
- the LOC115229698 gene encoding tetraspanin-1-like, translating into MLQTHTKTVLLLFNSLFLLLGVVLLSSGIWLLGDPRHFLTTFGADEILVTYKSDPSLEDLKMLYTQFAYVLISVGLFITGVCLLGILGTLKGNRVILLVYSLLLFVILMFVVISTILLAVYETEVVAQIKHFLQNSLQERYTGDSSHIFTKAWDFLQSNLKCCGVMNYTDFNQTTSWTVRYSPLAILPASCCSTEDKTLLTECTENHNLYVSNANVGCLGRLVNLVRQYGGVTLATIIAICCGLLLMMLSASYLTIQAYSTIEVK; encoded by the coding sequence ATGCTGCAAACACACACCAAAACTGTGCTACTACTGTTCAATTCCCTGTTCCTCCTCCTTGGAGTGGTCCTCCTGTCTTCCGGGATTTGGTTATTGGGGGATCCCCGTCATTTCCTGACCACGTTCGGGGCGGACGAAATACTGGTGACCTACAAATCCGACCCCTCCCTGGAAGACCTAAAAATGCTGTACACCCAATTCGCCTACGTGCTCATATCCGTGGGCCTCTTCATCACGGGGGTCTGTCTATTGGGCATTCTGGGGACACTCAAAGGCAACCGAGTGATCCTCCTCGTCTATTCCTTATTGCTGTTTGTCATTTTAATGTTTGTGGTCATCTCCACTATCCTCCTGGCCGTCTACGAGACCGAGGTGGTGGCTCAAATCAAACACTTTCTCCAAAATAGTCTCCAAGAACGCTACACGGGGGACTCCTCTCACATTTTCACCAAGGCCTGGGACTTTTTGCAGTCCAATTTGAAATGTTGTGGAGTAATGAACTACACTGACTTTAACCAAACCACCAGCTGGACTGTCCGCTACTCCCCTCTTGCCATTTTGCCTGCGAGTTGTTGTTCCACGGAGGACAAGACCCTCCTGACTGAATGCACGGAAAACCACAATTTGTATGTGTCGAATGCTAATGTGGGGTGTCTGGGGAGGTTGGTGAATTTGGTTAGACAATATGGAGGGGTCACTCTTGCCACAATCATTGCCATTTGTTGTGGACTCCTCCTCATGATGCTCTCCGCCTCCTATCTAACCATTCAAGCATATTCTACAATTGAAGTTAAATAA